The DNA segment TCCTGCCAGAGGTGCTTTGTGAGGACGATGATCTGGAAAGGAGAGCCGCCCTCCATGCGTGTGGAGGGGCATCCAGCGTGGGCAACAAATGGGAAGCAACTTGGGGTCTCCTCCAGGGCCGGGACTCCCACCTCATTCGAGACCCTGAAACCCACCTTGTGGGCTGGGACCGGCGCTTGAGAAACTAGAACAGAAAATGTTTGCGCGCCGTATTCCCGCCGCGGGGATCTTGGCTCTGCGACGCTTCGGTCACCCACACGCATCCGTCCTGGATCCTGGAGTATTTCTTGCGCGGGGCCCCGGCTCCAGAGGCCTCTACGGTGCTCAGGCCCCAGGGTCTGCACCCCAGTCCCTGCCCCAGGTCCCGCTCAAGGCGTCTGTGGGGCCCCGGGGCCGTGGGGTGGGCCGGCCTCCCAGACCCGACCCCAGGCCCCTGTCGGGTCATTACAGAGGTGCCTCAGTGCAGAATCCAGGACACCTTTCCACTGGCGTGAGGAGGCGGACTGATGGCGCCATCAGGAAGGAAGCGGTACCCGGGAGGTgccgctcccctccccacccaccccccagcaggAAGCTCCCAGCCCGTGTCACTCAGCGCTCTGCGCTGGCCGTGCGGCAGTGGGGCCACTAGGACACTAGGACAGCGGGGGCCCTGCCCTGGACATAGGTCCCCACGCCAGGGCCAGACACAGGCAGGACATGCGGTGCCATCGGTGGCTTCCGGACGGCCCCGTGCCACTTGGGCTGGACCCGCGACCTGACTTCCCCAGGCTGGTACGGGAGGCGCCCCAAGGACACAGATGCGGGCCCCCCGAGCTGGCCAAGTGTTCAGGACCCCACCGGGTACCTTCAAAACCATGCCAAGCCCTGTCTGGGACGGTGAGGAGAGCTCGGGCCACACCGAGGCCAGCCTGTGAGTCATACTCCCAGACACCCAACCGCATGCGGCCCCGGGCATCtcatcctgccccccccccccccgccaaggtcAGCCAGAAGGGCAGCAACCGTTCACCGCTGCTGGACCCgtcttgggtgggggggggggggggtggtcccaCGGCGGCACTGTGACTCTGTGGGGCCTTGAGGTACCTTCCCAGCAGGTTCTCAGGAATCTGGGCTGGTGGGGGGCCTTGACTGAGCCGCCGGGAAGCTCACAcatgcttggggggggggggggctgcggcCGCGAGAGCGGGGCAGGCAAGGAGGGAGGATCCCCGTGGTCAGTTCTGGTGGGCTCGGGGCCTGTGGAGCCTGGCTGGCTTGTGGTCTGAGGGGCCTCAGAACCTGGGTGTCACTCACAGAACAGAAAGAAGAGCAGactccttaaaaacaacaaaaaaaggagagcACCTCGTCAGGGGCGTGGAGAGCGGAAACCATGGTGAAGGCTCATAAAGCTTTGGTTGCTGGCAGGGCCGCCCTTTGAAAATTCCGGAGATAAAATGGGATGATTTGGTGGAATATTTCTGTTCGAGCTGACATCTGTGCTCCCGCTTCCCTAAAGGACTGTGGGCTGGAGGTTCCCAGGGGGCTGCGGCTGAGGAAACgagtccccctccctcccgcccggCTGCAGGCACTAATGAACCTAATGGTTCTagatatttcttctcttcctgtgtgGGGAGGGCTCAAGGCAGTAGAGCTGCCCAGGACCCGCCCTTCCTTATCACCCCAAGCGCAGGGAGCATCCCTccccccagggcctggtgctcctgggggcggggaggccacgcccaccctgcccctccaggCCCTTCCAGCCGGAGGGAAGTGAGGTGGGGGCTTGGTAGTGTGTtccctgtgctaggcactggcACACCGGTCACTCACACAAGTGCTCCATGACCCCACATGTGTGACACCAGAACCCCTTTGTGCTCCGGAGGCCAAGGCTCACCCGGCGCTCGGGTGAGTCCGGAGTCCAATCCCTACATCACAGGCCAGGCCCTGTGTGTCAGACCCCTGACCAGGTCCACCCCGGCCCTGGGGGACCGGTCCCAGCCCTCCTGGGCCCTGTCGTGGAGCTTGtccaagggagggaggggacagtatGGGTGGTGGAGGGTGAGGCCTTAACAGTGGCCTTGATGATGATGGAGCAGGGGACGCCCCAGTGCCACCCGGAGGCTTGTTCTGAACCGTGGGTCTGGACCTCTGACCACAGAGGGCTCAAGGGGCCCTTGCAAGTGGACCCCAGGGCACAGCACTTGGGTGGGCGGGCACTCGGAAGGTGGTGGTGCCCGGGGTGgcacgggagggagggagggagggaggggggacaaggGTGCTCTGGGGTTTCCTGGGGGGCTGTCCTGAGCCGCAGCCCCGCTGCCTAAACGGCATGTCAGCACCCCTGCAGCCAGAgactgagtgggggaaggggggagggggcaggggatggcCCTCAGGTCTCTCCTTGGGGCCACCTGAGAGCGGCAagggctggggccaggctggCTGCCCTTCGGGCTCCCTGTCCTGAGAGCTGGCACCGTGGGGGGCCCTCAGGATTTGGGCGCTGGCCAGTGGAGACTGACCCCTgagcccctcccaccttcctcgcCATCCAGGAGATCTAGTCCCAGCCCTGGGCTggctcgctgtgtgaccttgagccccCCTCAGGCCTCTGAAAGCCTCGGTTCCCCCACTCGTCCAGCGGGCAGGGGTGTGGCCTGGAGGGTGCTTCAGAGCCCGTGATGATTTCTAGGATTTTCTTTGGGAAGGTtcgttttgggggggggggggtggcgtgcTCACCTCCTGCATCCCTGGCCAGAGGTGGGCGGGGCCTCGCTGGCCCCAGgggtgcccctcccacccccccccccccccccccccccccccccccgccagccctcctcatccctgcttctctcctgcagcCGCAGGACCATGAACGGTACCTGTCACACCAGTGAGCTCACCTGGCCCTACTGGGTCAAGAACATCGTGGACGCCTACGTGGACCTGCTGCTGGCGCTGGGGCTGCTGCTCAACGGCCTGGCGCTGTGGGTGTTCTGCTGCCGCGTGCGGCGGTGGACGGAGACGCACATCTACATGGCCCACCTGGCCGTGGCCGACCTCTGCCTGCTCTGCGCCCTGCCCTTCTTCCTGTATTCCCTGAAGCAGAGAACCGAGGACACGCTGTTCTGCCAGCTCTCCCAGGGCGTCTACCTGACGAACAGGTACATGAGCATCAGCCTGGTGACGGCCATCGCCGTGGACCGCTACGTGGCCCTGCGGCACCCGCTGCGCGCCCCCGCCCTCCGCTCCCCGCGGCAGGCCGTGGCCGTGTGCGCGGCGCTCTGGGCGCTGGTGACGGGCTCGCTGGTGCTCCGGTGGGCCCTGGGGGTGCGGGAGGGCGGCTTCTGCTTCCTGAGCGTCTCCCGGCAGAGCTCCCACACCACGGCCTTCTCCCTGCTGGGCTTCTACCTGCCGCTGGCCGTGCTGCTCTTCTGCTCCCTGCAGGTGGTCGCTGCCCTGGGCCAGGGGCCGGCCGCCCACACGGACCAGGCAGAGGCCACCCGGAGGGCCACCCGCATGGTCTGGGCGAACCTGGTCGTGTTCGTGGCCTGCTTCCTGCCCTTACACGTGGTGCTGGCGGTGCGCGTGGCCACGAGCCGCAgcgcccccaccccggccctctGCTACGCCCTCTATGTCACCAGCAAGCTCTCAGATGCCAACTGCTGCCTGGACTCCATCTGCTACTGCTTCATGGCCAAGGAGTTCCAGGAGGAGGTGTCGGCACTGGCCTCCATGCCCACTGCCAAGGCCCACAGGAGCCGGGACTCTTTCTCTGTGACCCTGGCCTAGGACGCAAGTCGCGGGCACGTGGGCCGGGTCCCGGGCTCTCCGGGAGGTGCTGCCTGCTGGGGGCGCCCCGGCTCACCGTGGATGGGGGCAGGCTCCAGGGGGCCTGGCAGGGTGGCGACGACCCAGGCACGGACCCCGCGGCGGTGACGCGCCCAGCCCCGGGGTGGAAGAGGGTGGGACGACTGAGCGAGGCCAACCCCTGGGGCCCTGAGATCGGGCCAACACCTGCAGTGCCCAGGGTCTGGTACCCCTGGGGTACTGGGGTGGACGCTTGCTCTGTGCCTGGAGGCCTCAATGGCCAGCTTTCTGCGGCCAACCTACGGCGGTTGGAATAAAGCTGTTCCCCTGACCTTgtcagggctgtgtgtgtgtgtgtgtgcgcgcgtgcatgtgtgtgtgcttttggACACGCGTGTGCTGTCCATACTCGGATGGTGGGAGGTAGGAGGGCCGGGGCGTCTTCCTAGACGGCCAGCCACTTGGGGGCTCTCCTTGGGTCCTCCCACCTGCTCCCACCCCGCAGCACGCCCAGCCATCTGGAGGGCCGGGGGCGGCGCTGCTCTCTCCTTTGCCGAGGCAGGGCCAGGGCCCCTCGACCCCTCGTAGGGGCTGCACAGCCAGCCGCACTAgtctgggggtgggctgggggcggTGAGGAACCGGCCGAGGTCTGTCGAGGGGGCACACTCCCCTTGTGCTTCCTTCAGGGAAGCTGGTGGCCCGGATGCCCGCCCAGGCGGAAGTGTGGATGCCCAGCCTGGTGTGCGCTGTGcccacctctcctctgcctccctgcgTGGGACCCCGGGCATCCAGCCTCGAGCTGGAGCAGCCAGAGCCTTCCAGAGGCCGCCCGGGGTGCTGGTCCAAGCAGGGCTGGGGTTcaaaccccaccccacctgcaTCCCCGGGCACCAAACAGCCTCCCTGTCCTGTTCTTTCTTCCGCGTGTGTGATCGGAGCCAGAATGGCAGCCGTGTCCTGGCCCCAGGGGCCTGCAGACTCAGGGGGCCCTGCCTTGCGAGGTTGGTGCTCAGGGAGGCCCCCACTTGGGTGGACCCGTGCCCGGGAAGAGCCACACTCAGGGGGGCCCCGTGAAGCTTTACCACAATGCTGCCCGATCCTGCTGTCCGATCCTGGCCCCAGGGGTGCTGATCCTCCCCAGTCTACGGCTTGGAGAGGGGATGTGTGCACAACCTTTGCCTCTGGCCTCTCCTGGCTCCCAGCAAGTGGAGGCAGCTGGACTTTGCACAAAATTCCTGGAAGAACAAGAAATGGGGCAGAAGCAaaatcagagaggttaagcatcCCCACAACTGACTTCTGAACCCTAATCACGGCCCACGCGCTCAGTATCCTACACCAGAGTCCAGCCTCTGGGCTGTGCCAGGCCAAGTGGAAGAACCTCTATCATGAATGTATGCACAgaccacccccagccctggcccagagGGCTTAGGGGGCAGTCTGGCCATTGATGAGGATTGGGCTTGCCATTAATTAGCAAACGACCGGCATCTGAAAAAAAGCAGATTCATTCTGAGGCTGCATCATCAGGAGTATAGGGCCCAGAATGTGGGAGGACACAGTTCATTCTCCCTCCACTAGGATTACCTCTGGGGTATTTTATCTGGCCAGGGCACTGTTCTGTACCAGGCCTTGGTCACCCGGGAGAGGGTCTGGAGGGTTCAGGCTGCTGAGGGCTTGGCAACCCAGGCCAGCTGGCCACAGGCAGAGGAAGTATGAGCAGTCAGATAAAGTGAGGTGCGGCCCAGGAAGTGGCAGCATCTGCAGTCCCCGAGAAGCAGATGGGTCTGGGTGGCTGCAGAGGACAGATCCCCGACGGGGAGGGACTCAGAGAACCTCACAGGACAGGGCAGAATCCAAGTGTCCAATAacgttcttctttttttttttttttttaactttatttatgttgagaggagagagagagagcaggggaggggcagagagacagagagagaatcccaagcgggttgtgcactgtcggcgcagagcccgaggtggggctccaactcacaaaccaggaggccgtgacccaagctgaaaccgagagccggacacttaaccgcctgagccacccaggcgccccgagtgccGATAATtctcagaaagagagaaggtgtCCCGGGAAGTCCATGCCCCTTGCTGGGGGGTCGAGCCCGGCTGCAGCCGGTCTCAGAAGGCAGTTTGGGGGGGCAGGCCGGCCGTTAGTGGGTAGAGCCACGCTTTGTGTCCTGTTCTCCGGGGCCCCCTGCTGCTGTGCCTCGGAGGAAACTTTCCTAAGAGTAAGTGTCCGAGGTCAACGGGGCAGCGGGCGTCAACCAGACGCGGGGCCCTGCAGGGTCTGGGGAAGTGggtgctgggcgggggggggggggctgtgagCCCCCAGGTCAGCCCCCCCGCGGCTGCAGTGCAGGGTTTGGGGCACCGCGGGGACCCCAGGGCTGCCCCTcccagcagggagggggcggCAGATCGCAGAGCTGAGCCAATGGGAAGGTCGGTACTGCAAGGAACTGCTGCCCACGAGGGACCTTTCGGATAAAGGCGCCCGGGGCTGGCACCCCGAAGTCCACAGAGGAGCACGCGTCGGCCTCCGCCTCGCGTGGGCACGCTGGCCTGCACCTGCCCCCGGCGGCGAGGTGCCTTTCAGCTCCTGCCACCCGGGAGGGTAGGGAGGAGGGCAGCAGTGACACTGAGCACCGCGAGCCCCCCCTCCGGCGGTGGGGGGACCTCACCTCGCCCGGCTTTCAGAGCCGCTGCCGTCCGCACGGGGCCGcgcctgcccctgcctcctggtCTGTGTGGCAGGCCGTCCCTCTCAGGGTCCCCTGGGCACCCGCCGCCACGTCACCCACCTCACAGCTTCACAGGGTGCCGTGCGCCCCAGATTCGTGGGAGTACGCGCCCCCTGCTTTcctgagcagggggtggggggaggcagctTCCTCTGGCCTCCTTGTTCCTGCAGGCGGCCGGGCCAGGTCCTGGGACAGCAGACCCTGTGCCggccccacacccccacccccaagagcCCCTCACACCAGCCCTCTGGGGGAGCTGCTGGTGTGGCCAAGGTCGGGGCCGTGCTGGTGCTGGACAGGAATACACCCCTGCCTCAGGGTGGGTTCCAGAAGCCTCTCTGACATGGAGACTGGCACGCAGGGGTTTCTGTGGGAGTGCTCTTGGGAACCCCACCCAAAAAGGAGCTGGCCAAGCGGGATGGACGGAGGGAACAGCTTCCGTGCCCACGGGAAGCTCTGGAGTTGTGACCACACGGCTGACCATGCAGGGCTACCGTGGGTGCACGGCCTCTGATGTGTCACTTGCTGAAGGTGATTCCGGAGGGGCCTCCGGCCGGCAAGACAAGCACCATGTGCCTCGGTCGTgacgctccccccgcccccaccagagCACCCCACGGCGTCCACTACAGCCTCCCACCCTGTCAGGCCAGGCGCCCGGACCCCTGGGCCGCATGGGTAGGGGCTCCTGGCCAAGGGTCTCTGGGTTCTCCAGCCCCCAACTCTGCAGGCTTCCTGCCCGGGGTCTCCCCACCCGGTGCCAATCCTGGACGCACACAGGTAGGGGGCACCACCCGGCCAAAACGGGCCTGCCTGAAGCCCCATGCAGGCCGTCCCCCCGCCCCGTGTGAGAGGCACCCTCGGTCCCCATCCAGCCCTGAGCTCCAGGCTGCTGCACAGGGGCCCAGAGCTGTGGTCTGGGCGTCACAAGCCGCAGGCAGAAGCTGCGGGCCCCAGGCACACATGGACCGGAGAAGGGGGCCGCCTACCTGCCAGCTGCACGGAGATGGGACCACACCCACTCGAGAGAGTACAAAAGCCTAACCACAGCCTTGGGGCTGGCGAGCGGTGAGCGGCCCAGCCGGAGTCTCCGAGGCCCCAGCCATCCCAGATGGGTGAGTCCACCCAGGCCTGGAAGCCCCCTGCTGTCGCCTCCATGAGCCCCGTCCTGCCCTTGCCACGCCGGCCGCCACAAAGGGCTCCCGGGAGCAGGGCCGTGGGCCTCGTGCATCCCACCTGGGGACCACGCCTGGGCTCCAAGCCCAAGCAGGCGTGAGGGCAAGGGCTGAGGGGGCAGTTAGCTTCTGTGGACGGACAGTGAGGGGGGGCCACGGGAGGCAGAGGTAgacaggaggaggagagagatagGAGATGGGGGGGAGTGCAGGGGAAagctttggggggaggggaaaagagggcCCCAAGGAGGAAGTGGatagagaggaagggcagagtggggtggctggggtgagggagacacacacacagaagtaggGAGCCTAACAAAGACGGAGAAGAGTGGGATCAGCCCAGGGCTCCCGATGCTCTCCTGATGGGCTGGGGGTGCTCCCTCTCTGCAGACCAGGACCCCCCGTGGCCCCTGCCGCAGGAGTCTGGGGTCCCGCTCCATGGGTCATGCGTTGAGGGAC comes from the Acinonyx jubatus isolate Ajub_Pintada_27869175 chromosome C1, VMU_Ajub_asm_v1.0, whole genome shotgun sequence genome and includes:
- the LOC113595526 gene encoding G-protein coupled receptor 35-like isoform X3, giving the protein MRAPRAGQVFRTPPGTFKTMPSPVWDGEESSGHTEASLTMNGTCHTSELTWPYWVKNIVDAYVDLLLALGLLLNGLALWVFCCRVRRWTETHIYMAHLAVADLCLLCALPFFLYSLKQRTEDTLFCQLSQGVYLTNRYMSISLVTAIAVDRYVALRHPLRAPALRSPRQAVAVCAALWALVTGSLVLRWALGVREGGFCFLSVSRQSSHTTAFSLLGFYLPLAVLLFCSLQVVAALGQGPAAHTDQAEATRRATRMVWANLVVFVACFLPLHVVLAVRVATSRSAPTPALCYALYVTSKLSDANCCLDSICYCFMAKEFQEEVSALASMPTAKAHRSRDSFSVTLA
- the LOC113595526 gene encoding G-protein coupled receptor 35-like isoform X2, with amino-acid sequence MWERHLFGPSQQTLPHTTCLVSRFHFLLGAGGPCLLHGSRVLPSPGPGSALVVLTCPPSPGPGSALGAAGVLGTMNGTCHTSELTWPYWVKNIVDAYVDLLLALGLLLNGLALWVFCCRVRRWTETHIYMAHLAVADLCLLCALPFFLYSLKQRTEDTLFCQLSQGVYLTNRYMSISLVTAIAVDRYVALRHPLRAPALRSPRQAVAVCAALWALVTGSLVLRWALGVREGGFCFLSVSRQSSHTTAFSLLGFYLPLAVLLFCSLQVVAALGQGPAAHTDQAEATRRATRMVWANLVVFVACFLPLHVVLAVRVATSRSAPTPALCYALYVTSKLSDANCCLDSICYCFMAKEFQEEVSALASMPTAKAHRSRDSFSVTLA
- the LOC113595526 gene encoding G-protein coupled receptor 35-like isoform X1 → MRNSIRKTRPNGALGKGGAPREGQTGRGGGGGRRALEGCAWGCCGGGGGPGHRARRPGPATAFWGPRLLPPPMSRGGGDGSAQREKPQRRGVGSLPHCACRAGLSGRKTRRLGVSSEWGGRPRRPLEQGRPCAQSHRKSPVWVRTAGPEEPLCPHTSVGAMNGTCHTSELTWPYWVKNIVDAYVDLLLALGLLLNGLALWVFCCRVRRWTETHIYMAHLAVADLCLLCALPFFLYSLKQRTEDTLFCQLSQGVYLTNRYMSISLVTAIAVDRYVALRHPLRAPALRSPRQAVAVCAALWALVTGSLVLRWALGVREGGFCFLSVSRQSSHTTAFSLLGFYLPLAVLLFCSLQVVAALGQGPAAHTDQAEATRRATRMVWANLVVFVACFLPLHVVLAVRVATSRSAPTPALCYALYVTSKLSDANCCLDSICYCFMAKEFQEEVSALASMPTAKAHRSRDSFSVTLA
- the LOC113595526 gene encoding G-protein coupled receptor 35-like isoform X4, which codes for MNGTCHTSELTWPYWVKNIVDAYVDLLLALGLLLNGLALWVFCCRVRRWTETHIYMAHLAVADLCLLCALPFFLYSLKQRTEDTLFCQLSQGVYLTNRYMSISLVTAIAVDRYVALRHPLRAPALRSPRQAVAVCAALWALVTGSLVLRWALGVREGGFCFLSVSRQSSHTTAFSLLGFYLPLAVLLFCSLQVVAALGQGPAAHTDQAEATRRATRMVWANLVVFVACFLPLHVVLAVRVATSRSAPTPALCYALYVTSKLSDANCCLDSICYCFMAKEFQEEVSALASMPTAKAHRSRDSFSVTLA